The following coding sequences lie in one Musa acuminata AAA Group cultivar baxijiao chromosome BXJ1-8, Cavendish_Baxijiao_AAA, whole genome shotgun sequence genomic window:
- the LOC135680298 gene encoding putative invertase inhibitor — protein MKASSFLSLLLLLCFSFQIISSAVVDDICSFVGDSYVDREFCLKTLSSDPRSKTADADGLAVISVEIAVAKAAEVKTRIEAQLKGAADAYEKDRAQAALQIFSNVVSTFEWSVKSLKSKFRSGPLSLLTVGQDVVVTIDQLVDMGKLGNDFHLLGSLAAAIVRHLH, from the coding sequence ATGAAGGCATCGTCGTTTctctcgctcctcctcctcctctgcttctCCTTCCAAATCATCTCGTCGGCTGTGGTGGATGATATTTGTAGCTTCGTCGGAGATTCCTACGTCGACAGGGAATTCTGCCTCAAGACTCTCTCGTCCGACCCCAGGAGCAAGACGGCCGACGCCGACGGCCTGGCCGTCATCTCAGTGGAAATCGCCGTCGCCAAGGCCGCGGAAGTCAAAACACGCATCGAGGCACAGCTGAAGGGGGCGGCCGATGCTTACGAGAAGGACCGAGCCCAAGCCGCTCTGCAAATCTTCTCCAACGTCGTCTCCACCTTCGAGTGGTCGGTGAAGTCGTTGAAGTCCAAGTTCCGCTCCGGTCCCCTGTCGTTGCTGACCGTCGGCCAGGACGTTGTGGTCACTATTGATCAATTGGTCGATATGGGTAAACTGGGCAACGACTTCCACCTGCTTGGATCTCTTGCCGCCGCCATTGTCCGCCATCTGCATTAA